In Aedes albopictus strain Foshan chromosome 3, AalbF5, whole genome shotgun sequence, the following are encoded in one genomic region:
- the LOC115256995 gene encoding uncharacterized protein LOC115256995 has protein sequence MDLVNRLQRYRIFRLDYKGAEIAYTNVIDRLEYFSSFMGVNLFNRVFNFCNFRYLWGVSSLFIYIYLVVTSTHYYRHDIEKALSCVTTFGFSTQGASKIYSFILRRKKVIEVHEMNMEFFKLDIMKYETVQRAFKPSVHLNHIILTLTVYGYIGIVAFIALAPVFYAIIISKPVLAFGFEAIHSDSWSAYAFNSWFQVNCTYYVAFLTTVTDGTFILYLLNATGQIDAIVELLHELDDIMAKGHGEQQIEEQLQRIITMHKHHQLYMRKVEHLFNLYFLISIASLCFNMSISLAAFVLIDWYLGVVVSCFASAQIFYMCFLGSYYETKSEYLVTELGAFDWYKLSVKNRKTIKFLLMVSQSPILVTAIVENLNVAAYLKIHKTVYSGIMMLLRMKD, from the exons ATGGATCTAGTCAACAGACTGCAGAGATATCGCATATTCCGTCTCGATTACAAGGGAGCGGAAATCGCCTACACGAATGTGATTGATCGGCTCGAGTATTTCAGCTCTTTTATGGGAGTGAATTTGTTCAATCGTGTGTTTAATTTTTGCAACTTTCGGTACTTGTGGGGCGTTAGTTCGCTTTTTATATACATTTATCTGGTGGTCACTTCGACACACTACTACCGGCATGACATCGAAAAGGCACTGTCCTGTGTGACAACCTTTGGGTTTTCCACTCAG GGAGCATCAAAAATATATTCATTCATCCTACGCCGCAAAAAGGTTATTGAAGTCCACGAAATGAATATGGAGTTTTTCAAATTGGACATAATGAAGTACGAGACTGTTCAGAGAGCATTCAAGCCAAGCGTCCACCTGAATCACATCATACTGACGCTGACCGTATATGGATATATTGGAATTGTAGCATTCATCGCTTTGGCACCTGTATTCTACGCCATCATCATTTCTAAGCCCGTACTTGCCTTCGGTTTCGAAGCCATTCATTCCGATTCCTGGTCGGCGTATGCTTTCAACAGTTGGTTCCAAGTCAATTGCACTTACTATGTTGCATTTCTGACGACGGTCACCGATGGAACATTCATCCTTTATCTCCTTAATGCAACCGGACAAATAGATGCCATCGTCGAGCTTCTCCACGAGCTGGACGACATCATGGCGAAGGGCCACGGGGAGCAGCAAATCGAGGAGCAGTTGCAGAGAATCATCACGATGCACAAACATCACCAGCTGTACATGCGAAAAGTGGAACATTTATTCAACTTGTACTTTCTGATTTCCATTGCATCGCTTTGCTTCAACATGTCGATCTCGTTGGCTGCCTTCGTTCTG ATCGACTGGTATCTGGGCGTTGTGGTGTCCTGCTTCGCTTCCGCTCAAATATTCTATATGTGTTTTCTTGGATCTTATTATGAAACGAAG AGCGAGTACCTCGTAACGGAACTGGGGGCCTTCGATTGGTACAAGTTGTCGGTCAAAAATCGAAAGACGATCAAATTTTTGCTTATGGTTTCGCAGTCTCCGATATTGGTAACAGCTATTGTGGAAAATTTGAATGTAGCAGCATACTTAAAG ATTCACAAAACCGTTTACTCGGGAATAATGATGCTCTTACGAATGAAGGATTAA